A stretch of Candidatus Bathyarchaeum sp. DNA encodes these proteins:
- a CDS encoding aldehyde ferredoxin oxidoreductase, with translation MKQALFVDLGTGKAEAKPLDEQILKDYLGGVGLGAKLWLDNSKQGVDAFDAENPVVFVTGALTGTISPLGGNGYAVVSKSPLTETVCAAKTHGFFGAELKLAGYDAVVLTGKSDKLVYLWIDDDSIQLVEASQLTGKSPQETAETIKNEQGDCYVRVCAVGEAAEKLVQFACLINDDQRVAGRGGLGAVLGSKNVKAVAVRGTKDVNVAKYKVFTEFVRNLFERMKEPQARNYRHLGVSDNLVAMNRLGALPTRNFSLGTFENIKKVTGDALKAYVKKVAGCSTCGLRFDFLATVPDGKYAGSNANLKYESIWALGPLCGVDRIDAIIEAISLCNKYGLDAVSVGGAVAFAMDLYENKILTDKETEGLNLGFGNH, from the coding sequence GTGAAACAGGCTCTTTTTGTGGATTTGGGAACTGGAAAAGCTGAAGCTAAACCGTTAGATGAACAAATATTGAAAGATTACCTTGGCGGAGTTGGCCTTGGAGCAAAACTATGGTTGGACAACTCCAAACAGGGCGTGGATGCTTTTGATGCTGAAAATCCAGTAGTTTTTGTTACGGGTGCGCTTACTGGCACTATTTCTCCGTTAGGGGGAAACGGTTATGCTGTGGTTTCCAAGTCTCCGTTAACTGAAACTGTTTGTGCGGCAAAAACTCATGGATTTTTTGGCGCTGAACTCAAACTTGCAGGATACGACGCCGTGGTTCTTACAGGCAAGTCAGATAAGCTTGTTTACTTGTGGATTGATGATGATTCTATTCAGTTAGTTGAGGCTTCCCAGTTAACAGGCAAATCACCACAAGAAACGGCAGAAACAATCAAAAACGAACAAGGAGATTGTTATGTTCGGGTTTGTGCAGTTGGGGAAGCTGCCGAAAAACTTGTTCAATTTGCGTGTTTGATTAATGATGACCAGCGAGTTGCTGGACGGGGGGGATTAGGAGCAGTTTTGGGTTCCAAAAACGTAAAAGCGGTTGCTGTTCGGGGAACCAAGGATGTTAATGTTGCAAAATACAAGGTGTTCACTGAGTTTGTCAGAAACCTTTTTGAACGCATGAAAGAGCCCCAAGCCCGCAACTACCGGCACTTGGGAGTTTCAGACAATCTAGTTGCAATGAATCGTTTGGGGGCGTTGCCTACTCGCAACTTTTCTTTGGGCACTTTTGAGAACATAAAAAAGGTAACAGGAGACGCGTTGAAAGCCTATGTGAAAAAGGTTGCGGGTTGTTCAACGTGTGGTTTACGTTTTGATTTTTTGGCTACAGTTCCAGACGGAAAATATGCAGGAAGCAATGCTAACCTGAAGTATGAAAGCATATGGGCATTGGGTCCGTTGTGTGGGGTTGACCGCATAGATGCAATCATCGAAGCTATCAGTTTATGCAACAAGTATGGTTTGGATGCTGTTTCTGTTGGCGGTGCAGTCGCGTTTGCCATGGACCTTTATGAAAACAAGATTTTAACAGATAAAGAAACTGAAGGCTTGAATCTTGGATTTGGAAATCACGA
- a CDS encoding 4Fe-4S dicluster domain-containing protein, with the protein MSEIKEKKLVNCDASKCTGCRICEYACSMKKEKTYNPTKSRIRSVRLNPYVNLAVTCRLCEDAPCVVTCPRDALKQDEETGAITVDTDKCNGCGWCIEACDYGALELHPETKQVFVCDLCEGDPECVKWCPEGALEFTSKDDVSEKTRITAIKKLFQNALK; encoded by the coding sequence GTGTCCGAAATTAAAGAGAAAAAGTTGGTTAACTGTGATGCTTCCAAGTGCACAGGCTGTCGTATCTGTGAGTACGCGTGTTCTATGAAAAAAGAGAAAACCTACAATCCCACCAAATCGCGTATTCGGTCGGTTCGTTTGAATCCTTATGTTAATTTGGCGGTTACTTGCCGATTGTGTGAAGATGCTCCATGTGTAGTTACATGTCCTCGTGATGCTCTCAAACAAGATGAAGAAACAGGCGCCATCACAGTAGATACCGACAAATGCAACGGCTGCGGCTGGTGCATCGAAGCCTGCGATTACGGAGCCCTAGAATTGCATCCAGAAACCAAGCAAGTGTTTGTCTGCGACCTTTGTGAAGGCGACCCCGAATGTGTAAAATGGTGTCCAGAAGGCGCCTTGGAGTTTACTTCCAAGGATGATGTTTCAGAAAAGACAAGAATAACAGCAATAAAGAAGCTGTTCCAGAATGCCCTGAAGTGA